From the Anguilla anguilla isolate fAngAng1 chromosome 8, fAngAng1.pri, whole genome shotgun sequence genome, one window contains:
- the LOC118233358 gene encoding GTPase IMAP family member 8-like — MAGWIDSRDVKPEDLRRRASAEFEHPNMSELRVVLLGKSGELKSKVGNIILGAEVLSVKDECERAQGLVNGRPVALINTPDLLDPKLPDRKLFHQIERCVTLSAPGPHALLLLLENDNITSEGKKRLERILHSFSPEAFMYSMVLTTKITLHDLPYTQVLQMCSGRCYTFHNTDETDYTQVTELMEKIEQMVGENGGGFLSCEMFKEPESATLGASQVPLRKAEQKVERKEKPRALSKQRQEIKGKKVAGGDGLNLVLFGRRGAGKMFAGNTILGRRESSVDSSSSSVCESRDGEVDGRLVTVVEMPALCDAQLTASAVSRLFTSLCGHGVHAFFLVTPAPPLTDEDKAEITRIQETFGSRVTDYMMVIFTHENPAAPPVRDFLQQSKDIQELLRICGNRYFVFYNQHILNNPAVPRLLQVIEEIKRKTRSCFSLDMYWEAQLERNGRELEARHKTELEEKDRKIRELEERIKGTSQGAGGKDQSSDCVRIVLVGKTGSGKSATGNTILQREEFESDISMKSVTTCCKKGVGEVAGRRVAVVDTPGIFDTSFSKEEVQQEIAKCISFLAPGPHVFLLVLQIGRITKEEKDTLQLIKSTFGKTAEMFTIVIFTRGDALTNKSIESFIQRGDPVIQNLIKDCGNRFHVFNNTDMSNRTQVSELLDKIDVMVQRNGGCYTNEMFQEAEFTIRKECERILSVNAEEMQREKKMLEEKHEAEMKEMRRKMEEQRHKAKEEIMLQEKNLKDKEEHFRMELEKWKKKEKEKKERREREDIERKARQESEWKSKIDEIEETKRTLEKELKCREEEEKQREERERKKRKELIEKQKREKIEFEARQAEEKKKRDREEQERKNNEARQRLEWEQRIKEAENEIKEVQEDIKKRAKEWEQEREKEQKRKEKDEQYRRQKEENERTEYALKEHKMREEFEKVMEQERQKGENERRSKEQLERELEEKQKQLEKQQEQLDKERKEEADRRFKEDTQRKEEERKREELLQKELEKEREDLQKMKIDEEAKRTKEAKTFKDMEEHYRRIILENNQKYEEAARKTAEEFNNFIKEQERKLTQFQEELQHQTAHGHEKKKGKKCLIM; from the exons GAGATGTGAAACCAGAGGATTTGCGGAGAAGAGCCAGTGCTGAATTTGAGCATCCCAACA TGTCTGAGCTGAGGGTTGTGCTGCTGGGGAAGTCTGGAGAACTGAAGAGTAAAGTGGGGAACATCATCCTGGGGGCAGAGGTCCTTTCAGTGAAagatgagtgtgagagagcgcaAGGTCTGGTGAATGGGAGGCCTGTGGCTCTGATCAACACTCCAGACTTACTGGACCCCAAGCTCCCCGATAGGAAATTATTCCATCAGATAGAGAGATGTGTTACCCTGTCTGCCCCAGGTCCTCATgcactcctgctgctgctggagaacGACAACATTAcatctgaggggaaaaaaagattagaGAGAATCCTGCACTCTTTCAGCCCTGAGGCCTTCATGTACTCGATGGTACTGACCACTAAAATAACTCTCCATGACCTGCCTTATACCCAAGTTCTGCAAATGTGTAGTGGAAGGTGTTACACGTTTCACAACACAGATGAGACTGATTACACCCAGGTTACTGAACTAATGGAGAAAATAGAGCAGATGGTGGGGGAGAATGGAGGAGGTTTCCTCAGCTGTGAGATGTTCAAGGAGCCAGAGTCAGCCACGCTTGGAGCGAGTCAGGTACCTCTGAGGAAGGCTGAACAGAaggtggagaggaaggagaaaccAAGGGCTCTATCTAAACAACGACaggaaattaaaggaaaaaaag TGGCTGGGGGAGACGGACTGAACCTGGTGTTGTTtgggaggagaggagctggGAAGATGTTCGCAGGGAACACCATCCTGGGACGGAGGGAGTCCAGTGTGGATTCCAGCTCCTCttcagtgtgtgagagcagaGATGGAGAAGTGGACGGTCGCCTGGTTACCGTGGTGGAAATGCCAGCTCTGTGTGATGCACAGCTCACTGCATCTGCTGTGTCTCgtctctttacctctctctgtGGCCATGGAGTCCATGCCTTCTTCCTGGTCACTCCAgctcctcccctcactgatgAAGACAAGGCAGAAATAACCAGGATTCAGGAGACATTTGGCTCAAGAGTCACTGATTACATGATGGTCATTTTTACCCATGAGAATCCAGCTGCTCCACCTGTTCGTGACTTTCTGCAGCAAAGTAAGGATATTCAGGAGCTTCTGAGGATCTGTGGAAACAGGTACTTTGTTTTCTACAACCAGCACATTCTCAACAACCCAGCAGTTCCAAGGCTTCTGCAGGTCATagaagagataaagagaaaaacaagaagCTGCTTTTCCCTGGATATGTACTGGGAGGCACAGCTCGAGAGGAATGGTCGAGAGCTGGAGGCCAGGCACAAGactgagctggaggagaaggacaGGAAGATCAGAGAATTAGAAGAACGTATAAAGGGCACATCACAGG GCGCTGGGGGTAAAGACCAGAGCTCTGACTGTGTGAGGATAGTGCTTGTggggaagacaggaagtgggaaaaGTGCCACAGGAAACACCATACTGCAGAGGGAGGAGTTCGAGTCGGATATCAGTATGAAATCAGTGACGACCTGCTGTAAGAAAGGAGTAGGGGAAGTAGCTGGCAGGCGTGTTGCTGTAGTTGACACGCCGGGTATCTTTGACACATCATTTTCTAAGGAGGAGGTCCAGCAGGAAATAGCCAAATGCATCTCCTTTTTGGCCCCAGGACCTCATGTGTTTCTCCTAGTGCTACAGATTGGAAGAATCACAAAGGAGGAGAAGGACACATTGCAGCTCATTAAGAGCACCTTTGGTAAAACGGCTGAAATGTTCACCATAGTCATATTCACAAGAGGGGATGCACTTACAAATAAATCCATTGAAAGCTTCATTCAACGAGGTGACCCTGTAATCCAAAATCTGATTAAAGACTGTGGAAACAGGTTTCATGTCTTCAATAATACTGACATGAGCAATCGCACCCAAGTGTCTGAGCTGCTGGATAAGATAGACGTGATGGTTCAGAGGAATGGAGGCTGTTACACCAATGAGATGTTCCAGGAGGCAGAATTTACCATAAGGAAAGAGTGCGAAAGAATACTGAGTGTGAATGCggaagagatgcagagagagaagaagatgCTGGAGGAAAAACATGAAGCGGAGATGAAAGagatgaggaggaagatggAAGAGCAGAGACACAAAGCAAAAGAAGAAATAatgcttcaggaaaaaaatctgaaagacAAAGAAGAACATTTCAGGATGGAGCTAGAAAagtggaagaaaaaagagaaggaaaaaaaagagaggagagagagggaagacatAGAGAGGAAGGCAAGACAAGAATCAGAGTGGAAGAGCAAAATAGATGAGATTGAGGAAACGAAAAGGACGCTGGAAAAGGAGTTGAAATgtagggaagaggaagagaagcagagggaggaaagagagaggaaaaagaggaaagagctgatagaaaaacaaaaaagagaaaagatagAATTTGAGGCAAGGCaagcagaagaaaagaaaaagagagatcgagaggagcaggagaggaaaaaCAATGAGGCGAGACAAAGACTTGAGTGGGAACAGAGAATTAAAGAGGCAGAAAATGAGATAAAAGAGGTACAGGAAGACATTAAGAAAAGAGCTAAGGAATGGGAGCAggaaagggaaaaggaacagaaaaggaaagagaaggaTGAGCAGTAcaggagacagaaagaagagaacGAGAGAACAGAGTATGCATTGAAAGAACACAAAATGCGGGAAGAGTTTGAAAAAGTAATGGAACAAGAAAGACAAAAGGGAGAGAATGAAAGGAGATCTAAAGAGCAACTAGAAAGGGAGCTTGAAGAAAAGCAAAAGCAGCTGGAAAAACAACAAGAGCAGTTAgacaaggaaagaaaagaggaggCAGACAGACGATTTAAGGAGgacacacagagaaaagaggaggagaggaaaagggaggAATTGTTGCAGAAGGAACTTGAGAAGGAACGTGAAGACCTTCAGAAGATGAAGATTGATGAAGAGGCTAAGAGAacaaaagaagcaaaaacatttaaagacatGGAGGAACACTATCGTAGAATCATTCTTGAAAATAATCAGAAATATGAAGAAGCTGCTAGAAAAACAGCAGAGGAATTTAATAACTTTATTAAGGAACAGGAAAGAAAGCTAACTCAATTTCAAGAAGAGCTTCAGCACCAAACTGCACATGGtcatgagaaaaagaaaggcaaaaaatgtttaataatgtaG